The Sorex araneus isolate mSorAra2 chromosome 9, mSorAra2.pri, whole genome shotgun sequence genomic interval ccctgccctcccccacggCCAGCAGTGACCTTGGAtaactccccccagcccccctccccggctgCCCTGTCCCGTCCAGGGAGGCCGCGGCGGGATCAGAGGCTGCGCCCTCCGCCCTTCCAGGCCAGGGAGGAACCGTCCAGCTGGCAggaggcgaggggcggggccggccgcctTTTATACCTCTGTCCAGCTCGTCAGGGCCATTCTCCGGCTCCCCCCACTCCAGCTGCAAGTCCCGCGAAGACCAGTCATGGTAAGCGCCCGCCGGCCAGCCCAGATGGCTCCCCGCGCGGGCTCCAGCCAGGCGCCCAGCTGCGGGGCCTaactgtccctctctgtccccctcagacTTCCTACACGGACAAGGGCCAGAAGGTGAGTGCGTGCACGCGGGCCCAGCTctagggctgggggtgggacggGGCTCCGGGGCCTGCAGAGAGCAAGACGCTGGTGCAGAGCTGGGGACGCGGCACCCCGAGGCAGAATGTGCACCTCACGGCCCCGCCACCTCAGAGCATGGCccaagcaatgaaaaaaaaaagaagacaggagaagagagaagagaagaaccACTCGCACACGGAGGCTGTCTCCACCGCACGCCCCTGAGAAACActagctcctggggctggagcaataggacagtacACAGGGCGTTTGCATTGCCCGTGGCCAagccggattcgatccctggcatccaggatggtcccccgagcagtgccaggagtaattcccgagtgcagagccaggagtcacccctgagcattgccaggtgtgacccaaaacgccaaaaaaaaaaaaaaaagaaagaaagaaaagaaaaagaaagaaaacaacaacaaaaatcctgtcttctgtctgtctgcGCCAATCTCCCGCTCCTGCCCCGTCAGCCCCGTGCTAAGCCGAGTCGGTCTGGCCGCGGCCTCACTTTCCCCGCGGCTTCACTCTCCCCGCGGCCTCACTCTCCCCGTGGGCCTCCCAGTCCCCAGACCCAGCACCTGCACGTCCCCCTCAGAAGCCTCTTTCAGGCTGACCAAGGGGTCCGGCAGCTCCGAATCCTGGGAGGGGCCGGCAGCGGGGCCGCAGGGACCGGCTCGCTCTCCCCCGGACTACCCCGGGACTCAGCTGcgccccccctctccctctgcagCCCGAGAGAGGCCGATTCCTCCACTTCCACTCTGTCACCTTCTGGGTTGGCAATGCCAAGCAGGTAGGAGGAgggacatggtgctgggggcagagggcgggcCGGCGGCCACGTCCTTCCAGGATtggcccggggcgggggagggccagGCCCCGCATGGACACTCTTTGGATCCGAATTACATAACCCGGGCGTGGACCCCGGCGGGGACTCCTCTGCTGGGCACGGGCCAGGGGCTGCCTGGGCGGTCAGCGGCCCAGAGAGGAAGGCTGCGAGGGCAGGGGGCACGCAGCGGGGACCGCCGGCTGCCCCCTGCTCTGACCCTCCTGTACCCCCGGTTCAGGCCGCCTCCTTCTACTGCAGCAAGATGGGCTTCGAGCCCCTGGCCTACAAGGGCCTGGAGACCGGGTCCCGGGAGGTGGTCAGCCACGTGGTCAGGCAGGGGAAGGTGAGTTCCCGCCACGCTGGGGATGCGAGGGACCAGGAGGCCCCGTGCCCGCAGACCTGTCCTCTCCCCGCTGCCCCAGCGCTGGGCcccggtgggggtgggcagggcaccCTGCTCAGCTCCGCCCTGGGGGCCCTAGAGCGAGCCCTCAAGGCGGGGGATCTGGTGGGagaagcccccacccaccccagaggAAGCCGGGGCCGGAGCCacagtccagcgggcagggcatctgcctggccCGAGGCCAGCTGGGTTCCATCTCGGCACCCTGCAgggcccccgagcccgccaggagtgactcccgagcactgagccaggaaccaCCCTTggccatcgctgggtgtggtgaaaaaaaagagaaaaggtcaggggctggagtgatagtgcagtggggagggcgtttgcctcgcacacaaatgacccgggttcgattctcagcatcccatatggtcccccgagcaccgccaggagtaatttctgagttcaaagccaggaggaaccactgggcatcaccgggtgtcacacaaaaagagaggaaaaaaaaaaggagaaaaggccaAGCCCAGAGTCGCAGGCGGGAGAGGGGCCTTCGCCGGGCCCGGAGGCCAGGGAGACTCCCGGAGCCCCCCGTGACGTGCGCTGTCATCTCTGTCCTAGATCGTGTTtgtcctctgctctgccctcAACCCCTGGAACAGaggtgaggggccctggggagaggaagcttgtgggggggcagggggtggagaggggtcgCCTGAGGGTCCCTgaccccggcccctccctgcggCCGCAGAGATGGGCGACCACCTGGTGAAGCACGGGGACGGCGTGAAGGACATCGCCTTCGAGGTCGAGGACTGTGACTACATCGTGCAGGtgaggccgccccgcccccgcgggagAGGGGCCCCCACCCTTCCCGCCCTCGGCTGGACCCCTCTGGCCAGCCTGCAGGGGccttgcctcacacacggcccACCTGAGTTCCCTCCAGCACCAAACACGGCCCTcggcactgccagggatggcccctgagcaccatcaggactgagccctgagcaccaacccccctccccaacgACATGGAGACACGACATGGGGCGGCAGCAGAGACCCCTGCCTCCCCTCGCCAGAGGCTGGGGCAGGAGcagcgcggggcggggcagggcgggggtgacggccgcctccctgcccccctcaccccctcccagaAAGCGCGGGAACGGGGCGCCAAGATCGTGCGGGagccctgggtggaggaggacaaGTTCGGGAAGGTGAAGTTCGCCGTGCTGCAGACGGTGAGTCCCGGGGGCCCGCCGGGcggaccccccacccctgccccgccccctcccagccttTCCCAGTCTGCAGGCGGCCCTGGGCGCcttcccttggggctggggggctggggacaaGGTGGGAAGCCGCGCCCCAGGCCACAGTGAGGGACTTGGTTGCCCCGTGGAACAGCTGGGGGTCTGCCCCTCCCCGTGGAAGGACCAATCCTGGGCGGACCGGTggcctcggggggcggggggggcggtcagtgcctctgagggaccccgggtGCTCGCGGAGCCCTTCAGTGGGGTTCCAGGGCACTGCAGCCGACTCCACTGTAGCAACTGGGGGGGGCAGGCCCTCGAACTAGGGTCCCTGGACACAGACATCCCCAAACACCAGGGGTGGCGGAGGCTGCCCACTCAGGCGGGCTCTGTCCACAGTACGGGGACACGACACACACCCTGGTGGAGAAGATCAACTACACTGGCCGCTTCCTGCCCGGCTTCGAGGCCCCGACGTTCATGGACCCCCTCCTGTCCAAGCTGTGAGTGCCCCTCGGGCAGGCGGGCATCTGGGGGCCCACTGGACCCCGTCCCCCGCTGCAGAGGCGCCAGGGGCCGAGAGCGGAGGCCTGGGAGGCTGCCGGGGTTCCCACCCCCGCGGCCCTTGGTTTGCCCATCTGCGCAGTGGGCGACTGTGGGTGCCCGGGGAGCCCGAGGCTGGGGCAGTACGTGCCCGCTCGgccaccgccctccccccaccctcctgccgcTCCTGCCCAGGCCCATCTGCAACCTGGAGGTGATCGACCACATCGTGGGGAACCAGCCGGACCAGGAGATGCTGTCTGCCTCCGACTGGTGGGTCCCACCACGAGCCCCTGGAGGCTtttggggatggaggggaggtGGGCAGCGGCGGAGCGGGTCCACCGGGGCTGCTCCAGGACCCTGCCCCAGGTACGTCCCTGTCCCTCAAAGGCTGCAGTCCACTTTCTTCCCTCAAACTTGCGCCCAGAATCAAATCCAGGAGggcgccctggggtggggggcccccgCTGGCCCTCCGGCCCATGATGACCCCACACCGCCCGCAGGTACCTCAAGAACCTGCAGTTCCACCGCTTCTGGTCAGTGGACGACACGCAGGTGCACACGGAGTACAGCTCCCTGCGCTCCATCGTGGTGGCCAACTACGAGGAGTCCATCAAGATGCCCATCAACGAGCCGGCTCCCGGCAAGAAGAAGTCCCAGATCCAGGTGCCcgtgggcggggcgcggggcggggggcggggcggggcgcagggctcggggcggggcctgaccagccgccccctccctcccgcaggAGTACGTGGACTACAACGGCGGGGCCGGGGTGCAGCACATCGCGCTCAAGACCCAGGACATCATCAAGGCGGTGAGCAGCCCGCGCCGCACCCGGGAGGCCCACTCGCAAaacagtgtgtgggggggctgtCCAGGGTCTCTGGCTGGCACCGCACTCTGCTGCTCAGCCCCGTCCACTCCCACTTGGAGCAGGGCCTCCGGCTGTCTTGCGGGTTCTAGAAGCAGCGGGAGAGGCGGTGAAGCCCGCATTCCGGTCCTGGTCCTGCAGGGGACGCGCTGTGTGTCTCCAAGGGGATGTcagccctctctgggcctcagaggCCTCACCTTGAAAATGATGCTGGGGTGTGACAGATCCACTCGGTCCATTCAGCCGAGTCCTGGCCCCTGCCTGGAGGAGACGGACCCTCCCCCCGTTCTTTCTGTGCAGCTTGACCTTTCCTCTCGTTCTGCACCTAACCTAGAATTCACCGCATCACTTTAGCAGATGCTTCTCTCTCTCGGGTGCCAGCCCCTGACAGGGACGGGGGactcgggctggagagacagggcagcAGGTAAGGGCTGGCCTTACACGCAGTcggcccaggtctgatccccagcacacctgtggtcccccaagtcccgccaggactgacctgtgagcacagaggcaggagctaagtcctaagcacagccaggtgaaggCTCTGGTTTTGCGCACACAAGAGCGAAAGGAAAACACAGCAgacttggggagggggcaggtgggcacGGGGCAGTCCCCGGACGCCCTGTGCAGGAAGACTCGAGGGGAGGACAGCAGGGTGGGAGAGGCAGCGACGGGCCGCCAGGGCAGAGGGGACCGGGGCATGGGGAGAGGACAGAGGGCTGCGAGGGGCCGCCAGGAGAGTCGTGGAGTTGGGCCAAGGCCCCGCCCTCCGGGCCAGCCAGAGACTTGACATGATTGGGTTTAATTGCCATGAAATCATCCTGGTTACAATGCGAGCAGAGATGTCTCCTCACTccgtgcctcggtttccccagtTACGTCATGGGGCAACCATCCTGCCCCACTGTGGGAGCGTTCCCCAAGTGGGGCGACCACCCCTGTCCCAGGGCTCCCGGGCCAGCGAGGGAAAggcagggccccccgcccccccgcacacTGCCAGCTGGGGGGGTCAGCTCGGGGCTTGACCTCCTCTTGGTCCGACGTGGCTGGGGGCTGGTCTCGAGACCAAGGCTGACCTGAgccccctgcatggcagatccgTCACCTGAGAGAGCGGGGCATGGAGTTCCTGGCGGTGCCGTCCACCTACTACAAACAGCTCCGGGAAAGGCTCAAGACGGCCAAGATCCGCGTGAAGGAGAGCATTGATGTCCTGGAGGTGAGGCCTGCGGGGCCCATGGGGACCGGCTCTGGTGGCAGCTGGCCTGAGCCACCCTGCGGTCAGCCCTGACCCATGCAGTGGGGAGACGTGACACAGGCACTGcgcagggagaggcagggcaggcagggagtTGGGTATGACCCATCCTGACAGAGGAAGGCCTGCACATGCCCGGGGACGGCCTCTTCCAGGGGGTGACAGGCCTGGGAAATCTAGATGCTGGCTGGATTTCCGGCATCTGGGTGGCCACTGGTCCGCCCAGGTAGTCAGAGGAATCTGAGGAGTAGAAGGCTGGAGGGGATAAAAGGAGTGCCAGGGGTCTCTTGAGGTGATAGCGGTAGGCAGGGACCAATTTCTTGAGTCAGCCACTGAAGagcttgcatttttttcttctgtggtgGAAAACCATTGGCAACATATTGGTTTTACtttagcaggtttttttttttttttttttttttttgctatataaGTCACTCCTTTAAAGTGCTAAGCCAGGGttcggagagctagtacagtggagaggcactgagcctgccaggagtaagccctgagcatcacctctgggtatggctcaaaaataaaaagattaggggctggagcaatagcccagcgggtagggcatttgccttgcatgcagccaacccgggttcgattcccagcatcccatatggtcccctgagcaccgccaggagtaattcctgagtgcagagccaggagtaacccctgtgcatcgctgggtgtgacccaaaaagcaagataaataaataaataaataaaacgattaaatttttttcaaagtttaacCCTGGAGGTCCAGAGAACCAATTCagcaggccacttgccttgcatacagccaacccaggttcgatctccaggaccctctatggtccccaaaacaccaccaggagtgaccccctgaacaaagagccaggagtaagccctgagcatcaaaggtgtggctcaaaaaacaaaatcaaaaccgaGCAACCCCGTTTGCCCTTCTGAAGAATGGCCCGTTTTCCAGCACGGCTGACGGTTCTACCTCCCAACCAGCAGCAGAGGGTTAGGGCTGATTCCGGTTTCCACCGCAGGGTTTTAGGCCAGAGCAGATGTTACAGAGGGCAGAGCGCTTGCCTGGCACCACAACCCTCCACCACGAAATAATACAgggttttacttttgtttctgcttttctaggggccactcctggctctgtactcaaggatcttTCCGGGGGAtgctgcctgggggaccctagggttttttttttttttttttggtttttgggtcacacccggcgatgcacaggggtcactcctggctctgcactcaggaattacccctggcagtgctcaggggaccctatgggatgctgggaatcgaactcgggtcggccgcgtgcaaggcaaacgccctacccgctgtgctattgccccagcccctaggGTTTGAAGCAGGGGAGGGGCATGACCTGATGTGACAAGCCCCTCTGCGGGGAGAGGTAAGCCGAGACCCCGTGTGCGGGCCATGGGGGTCCAGGCCGGTCTCCGTGGGGGCTCATCCAGGCGCTGTGTGAGGGGTGCACAGGTGGAGGCGTCGCAGGGCCCCGCAAAGCAGCCCTTCTCGGCCGGCGGGCCTGTGCCAGGCCAGCCTGCGCCCAGCCTCGCCCCGTCCCCGCCTAGGAGCTGAAGATCCTGGTGGACTACGACGAGAAGGGCTACCTGCTGCAGATCTTCACCAAGCCCATGCAGGACCGGCCCACGCTCTTCCTGGAGGTCATCCAGCGCAACAACCACCAGGTGcggcccgcggccccgcgcccgggcAGGGGGCGCGGCTCCCGCGCGGCCGCACACCTGAGCCTCCCTCTCCGCCGCAGGGCTTCGGGGCCGGCAACTTCAACTCGCTGTTCAAGGCTTTCGAGGAGGAGCAGGATCTGCGCGGCAACCTCACCGACATGGAGACCAACGGGGTGCGCGGCATGTAGGGGCCGCGGTCGCGGCCGAGCcgccgaggccccgcccacccgcgcGCACGCCTGGCCACGCCCCCGGCCCCGAAACACGCCCCTCCCGTTAGGGCCCGCCCTCGAGCCACGCCCACCTCCTGGCCACGCCTCCTCGGCAGGGCCACTCCCCGCTCTCCGCCTTCGGAAATAAAGCGGCCGCGGTCCTACGCGTTGTCCCGGTGTTTGTGCGCCTTCGGGGCAGTGGCGCCCTGCGGCTGCCAGGGGGCGCTCGGTGGCAGCGGTTCAGCCCGGCTGAGAACCGCCGGATGGGCGGAGTGCAGTGCTTACTCTCAGAGCGGTAAACGCTATGAAGAAAATTAGCGGGCTGGAGCCCTAgcccagcgggaagggcgtttgccttgcagcagccgacccaagtttgatctccggcatccatAGGGCCCCCCACAagcctcgccaggagtaactcctgagtgcagagccaggggtaacccctggcatcgctgggtgtgacccaaaaagacgaaaacgaaagaaaagaaaattagcggataggatgcttgccttgcatgcagccggcccaggctccctacccagcacctcatacggtaacccaagcccaccaagactcattcctaagtgcagagctaggagtagccaggtgtggccccacagagagagagagagagagagagagagagagagagagagagagagagagagagagagagacattagTTGGAAGGAAAATTAAATTAGTGCGTATTTGCATGCAGGGCACCGAGGTTGATCCCAGCAGAGCCTGTatatgggtgtggcccataaagacACACAAATTAAATGTATAAGATAAAATGGATAATAAGATTGTGTGGAGACAAGCTGGGAGTAGAGACTAATTTCAAGGAAGGGAGGTTCCCTCTCGGAGATGACACTCGGGACCAGTCCTTGGGAAGGGGAAGGGCGGTGGCCCAAGAATCTGGTGATCCCTGTCCCCAATTTTGCTGTCCAGGGCCAGAGTTTGCACAGACAGAAAGGGGGGGGTTAGTTAAAGGCCTTTGGGGTAACAACCTTGCTCAGTGATCAAGTGACATGATTCCATGTCTTCGAGGTAGAGGGGGTCTGGCACTCCCCACCTTCTGCCCTCTTCACCCCCATCCTTGTCACCATACGGCAGGTCTCTTCTGCCCAGCTAACACTCACTGTGGCTTCCTTTTGGAAAGaggctactttattttattttatttttattttattgtttgctttttgggtcacacccagcgatgctcaggggttactcctgactgcactcaggaatactcctggcggtgctcaagggaccatatgggatgctgggaatcgaacccgagctggccatgtgcaaggcaaatgccctacttgctgtgctatcgctctagccctgaaagaggctacttttttttttgcttttgctttttgggtcacacccggcaatgcacaggggttactcctggctctgcactcaggaattactcctggtggtgctcaggggaccatatggtatgctgggaatcgaacccgggttagccacgtgcaaggcaaacgccctccccgctgtgctattgctccagcccccgaaagagGCTACTTTTATACTCAAATGACtcctgcaaaaaaacaaaaaaacctcacagCCAGGAGACAGACTGTTAGTCTTTTTTCTTAGTTTGGGGTCTGGGGAGCCTTGGAGACCACACGGAGgcgctaggaatcaaacccaggtcagctgtgtgcaaggcaagtgtcctgctggcagactatctctctggcccccaggagcccatacgtggtgccagggagtaaACGTGGGCCTCATACACGGGGAGGTGGCACTTAGCCTGTGAAGTTGTCTCTTCAGctgctcagttttattttttattttttttgcttttgggtcacacctggcgatgcacaggggttactcctggctctgcactcaggaattacccctggctgtgctcaggggaccatatgggatgctgggatttgaacccgggttggccacatgcaaggcaaatgccctacccgctgtgctatctctccagcccctcagctgctCGGTTTTAAGCAAATTCAGCATCTCAGGCAGCCGAGGCATTTCACAGAGATCTAATTTTCCTTCCCACTGCCAAGCCATCCTGGGCCCGCCTTCTGATACGACATGATCAGCTTCTCCCCAGTGGTGGGTGGGTGTCTCAGGTGCTCCCAGAGCAGACCCCAGGCCATGAGCCGAGAGAGGGGCTGGTGAGTGGGACTACCCGGACTCCCGACGAGGAGGTGGGCAAGTGGAGTCTCTTTCCATCTGTTGGGATGCTTGCCAGTC includes:
- the HPD gene encoding 4-hydroxyphenylpyruvate dioxygenase; the encoded protein is MTSYTDKGQKPERGRFLHFHSVTFWVGNAKQAASFYCSKMGFEPLAYKGLETGSREVVSHVVRQGKIVFVLCSALNPWNREMGDHLVKHGDGVKDIAFEVEDCDYIVQKARERGAKIVREPWVEEDKFGKVKFAVLQTYGDTTHTLVEKINYTGRFLPGFEAPTFMDPLLSKLPICNLEVIDHIVGNQPDQEMLSASDWYLKNLQFHRFWSVDDTQVHTEYSSLRSIVVANYEESIKMPINEPAPGKKKSQIQEYVDYNGGAGVQHIALKTQDIIKAIRHLRERGMEFLAVPSTYYKQLRERLKTAKIRVKESIDVLEELKILVDYDEKGYLLQIFTKPMQDRPTLFLEVIQRNNHQGFGAGNFNSLFKAFEEEQDLRGNLTDMETNGVRGM